The nucleotide sequence AAGAAAAGTGATGAACCAATTTGCTTTTCGCTTTGGAACAGGCTATGGTTTGATGAACTTTcttattaaaaattgatttttttttatttttttaagagagatGAAATTAGTGGATTTGAGTATTTTTAAAGAAAGCATATgtgtgttttatttgtttaaagttGCGTACTTGGATATATAATAGTATAACATAGTAGTAAGAGAGAGTAGCAtgtgacaactttttaaaatattgaacaattttttattttgtcgatgtttgatgaaaaaaatgttatattgatattttagaaacttatattgtagataaaaaaaattgtgttgtaGTAATGTAGTTTAATATCACACTTCAGATTCAATTCCTTGAATTACAGAATAACTCAAAATATCCCCCAAGGTATTTCAATACATCGCAAAGTACATAATCAAACTGACAAAAAATTTAACACAATGTTCACAAGGGATACAAAATAAAGAAGAGAAGGATATAAATAATCAATTCAAAGGTTTAGCTAATAGTAAATGATTTTCAGGAGAAATGCTTGGTGGAACATATCTGACAAGCTTTGCATCTAATCCAAGTTCTCTTAACCACATCAACCTCCCTATGTCAATAATCCACTTGCACTTAAATCCCAGTGCTGCTCGTTTTGTTGCTTCCATTTCTGAAAGAATTTTTTCAACTCCATCCGAATACTCATTACCTTGCTCCTTTCTACAACCAAAACACAACTTTTAAAATAcagattttaataatttatttgacatATCTAAAGAAACAATGATCCTCTAAAATGATAGAGTAAAGTGAGTAATATTAAccgtttataaacaaattgttgATGTTATATGCACTTGCATTACAGCAGAAACCATGGGTGGTTACAATATCAACCATTGATTTTCTCACTTTACTAACTTCTCGTCTTAGATGAGCCAAATCCCTTCGAAAGTGAGTAGAAAGTAAAGTAACTGATATTTCAACACACCCATGATTTGCATGTAATATCAAGTTATCAACCATTGATTTATTCATCAATAGTTGATATTACTTATTTTAGACTTTAAAGTGAAATTGCTCACTTTGGAGAAATTAGATAGTTCAATAGCAAGGCTTGAAATACCAACGGACTGGTAGctagtaaaataaataagtaaagaaTGGAAGGATTACATTGATTGAAAATGCGATATACAATTAGTAGTATCAGGAAGATCTGAATCATGATTAGCATCTACTGCCCAGCTGGTAAACCATGTAATGGCATGAAATTCTCCCTTTGTCATTCCCAAATCTAAGAAAAACTTCTTATCTGCAAGGTGACGATAACAGTCAGCTAGTAACCAGAAGCTATCGATATAAACAAACTATAGTATTCATAGGTAAAGAAGAAGATTACTTGTATAGTGCTTCCACTGGCAAAGATGGTGACAACATGTTGCTATAGCTAAAccttcaaaattaatattagtAATGTTCTGTTCACTACTATCTTTTCTATATTCAGGAAAGCAGCATCTCAAAGTCAAATCTGAGGAAACAATTGGATAACCATTTTCTAATTAGAAAATTTacataaatcatttatgttTTCATCAATAAAACATCACTATGAATTTCATCAGAGTGTATATTTAAATTGCATAAATTACCTGTTGCAGCTCCACATAAGTGTTTACCAGTGGCCAGAAATGGAACTCCTTGCAAAGACTCAACAGCATTCAAATTTAAATCTTCAACTGCaaagttggatttttttaattttatcaggCTCAGAACAATATCAAGTTTAGAAAATATCTTATACAACAAGAATACTGAAGACACTTACTGTCAATTCTCAAACGCTCTAACGTCAAATTCTCATTCTGTCGCAAGGATCGATCAGCCTAGAAATAGTATTGGCATGAcgttaataataaatatataaacaaataataaatcaaaGATCGCTGCACGGTCAAACACTTCAGGAACATCTCCAAATATGTTTGTCGTGATTTATAACTTAGTAGCAGTTCCAGGTCTAAGTCCCACCTTCAACTTGTATGCCTTTCGCTCGACGAGGAAGACTCTGTTGATTCCATAGCAATCTGCAAGCATTTGTGTTAAATATCCTCTACCAGCTCCAAACTCAATGACTGTAGAGACCCCGTCCTCCTTCCCCTCATTTGATTCCCCGCATTTTGATGGTTTACTTTCAAGAGAATTCTTCAATACAGCAAAATTTTCCAAATTTCCCACAATCGATGCCTGTTGCATTATATGTTTCTCCTGAAATGGCAATTTCCTGCAAAATACTAAGTTAGAAATAAAACCAAACCCGTCAAACAATGGTTATATTCAGTTTGCCCCGTTTTAGTTTGGGTTGAAACCTTGCAAAATTGACTTAGTCATATTGCCCGGTGTATTTATTTCCATTATCAGTTGATAAGGAAGTAAGCTATGTTCTAATTGAAGTAAGCAAAAGGGACTTTAAGTTGATGAAATTAACTACTTGGTTAAAGTAACAAATCAGAGtctgataaaatatttttgatgcaaaCTATGTGTGACAACTTGAAGTTAGCCCTAAAATGATTTCAAATGTTTTGCCAATACCtacctttcttcttctttgcttttAATCCAAAGTCTGCAAACTTCCGGCATCTGAAACGAGTCCTGAATATCTTTACACAAGGATTCATGAACAGATTCAATCTTCTCAATTAAATTGCAGAATTTGGGCACACTCATCCCATGAAGAGCATTCCTCTTCATTTCTGAAGAAACGGTCATAGTAGTCAATTTTGAATCATTAAACCCTGAAGTTTCCTCCTCTTGTTGTTCTCCATCAGAACCAGCATTGATACCTTTTTTATAGAAAGGTTGATCGGACAGGGATTGAACCTGTTTCAGCAATGGGCACCGCTTAACATGCCAATTTAGATTTTGCTCGAGCACCGAACTGTCAAATGATGAAAGGACATTatccaaatcaaaaagagctaaAAGATTAAAAGAATGAACATGAATTGAAAATGATAGTTACAGGTGAGTGTGATAGAACCCAGAAGTTTGAAGGTAACACTGTATTTATTTAACAGGAAAATTATGAGCTCAAAGCTCTTACCATGATGAAAACAGAAAACTGGAAGGATAAACCAGAGTTCAGAGAACTCCTACCTAATTATTATAACTGTTTGTATTCCCGCAGCTTCTACAGGCTTCTAGAAGCTGTGCTTGTGTGGGTTGGGCCAACACATGTATAGGAACTCAGGGTTCAAccagtgtgtgtgtgtgtgagagagagagggggggggggggagagaATACATACTGTGATGGATCTATGGGGCATTGAATCCACTCGCCTTCGGCCCTTGAGTTATGATTACCACAGAATCTGAGTCATAGAATTTGAAGAAAGTGAgtgaaatgaatgaatcaaataaTGGATAGAGAGAAATAAGACCGAGACTTACAAGGAACCACTGAGAAGGGTGTTTGCACAAAATCTGTTTTTGTTAGGAAGCCAGAAACTGCAGCGCTTAGTCTCCATATTACTTCCCAGGTAGCCTTAAATTATGGTTTTCGGTAGATTTTCTAATAACTGAATAACCAAAGGTCAGCGGAGTCAACACACCAGAAAAATGGTCGAATGACGAATACAGAAACCTGgacaaagagagaaaaatgtatTCAATATGTATATTCAACTACACCTTCTTTTGTGTATAAGATGTTGAGATTCTAAAACAGCAAGTAAATACATTGCTggttcaaagttcaaactaTATCAAACACCATTGTTAAACTAATAAATCAATACAATCTTCACGCAAAGTCTAGTTCAACTTCATTTGGTTCTGtcaattaaacaaacacaacaaaggCATCACACATTAActaattaaaacaacaaaaccatAGATTACTctgtcaaaaaattaataactgGTTTGAATTTTCACAATCAATGTAACAAACgcattcaaaatataaaatagcatAGAAAATAAAGATTGCACAAAAAGCTATATCATAAGAAAAGCGAGTAAGAAGTAGAAagatcacaaaaacaagtaccTAAGGTAACAAAGATTTGGCAGTTCGTTCTCTGCCTGAAACACAGACTGTAGAAAACAGGGGGAAACAGAAAAACCACGTACAACACAGCCTAGTATATACCTTAGGGCGTGTTTGGCTTAATCGTATTTTCTCatgtcatattttaaatttggtttACTTCCGTTTGGTTCaatggaggggaggggaggggaggggaggggaggggtttTAATGGAGGGGAGGGAAAGGGAGGGGAGGAAAAGGgagatatatcaattaaatatatgtttggttcaaatgaTGGGAGGGAAgagattttaattaaatatgtgtttggttcataaggggaggggagagattttaaaaccaaattacttttttatccctctaaccttaaaacaatatcatgatttttatattattcacttcataaaaatttaaacatgaaAACTCAGTAACCAAAAACtccataaataatcaaatacaaaagttctaacaaaatattaggtattcataaatattaaaGCACTTCTAAAATAATCTagtacaatataaaaatatttataaaaaatttattgttagaaattatttttaaaatatatttataaaaaaatcttctacaaatttattaattatgttttaatatataatacaattaaaaactataaaataaatatatcaaaataaaaaaaataaaagcaacgtTGGTCAAAAAAGTGAattcacgtaaaaaaaaaatattagaagacAATAATATACagt is from Medicago truncatula cultivar Jemalong A17 chromosome 1, MtrunA17r5.0-ANR, whole genome shotgun sequence and encodes:
- the LOC25482524 gene encoding tRNA:m(4)X modification enzyme TRM13 homolog, whose translation is METKRCSFWLPNKNRFCANTLLSGSLFCGNHNSRAEGEWIQCPIDPSHSVLEQNLNWHVKRCPLLKQVQSLSDQPFYKKGINAGSDGEQQEEETSGFNDSKLTTMTVSSEMKRNALHGMSVPKFCNLIEKIESVHESLCKDIQDSFQMPEVCRLWIKSKEEERKLPFQEKHIMQQASIVGNLENFAVLKNSLESKPSKCGESNEGKEDGVSTVIEFGAGRGYLTQMLADCYGINRVFLVERKAYKLKADRSLRQNENLTLERLRIDIEDLNLNAVESLQGVPFLATGKHLCGAATDLTLRCCFPEYRKDSSEQNITNINFEGLAIATCCHHLCQWKHYTNKKFFLDLGMTKGEFHAITWFTSWAVDANHDSDLPDTTNCISHFQSIKEQGNEYSDGVEKILSEMEATKRAALGFKCKWIIDIGRLMWLRELGLDAKLVRYVPPSISPENHLLLAKPLN